The genomic interval TTTGGTTGTGAGGAGTCTTATAAATGATCTTATTTATACGCATTAATAAGATCATATGGCAGATACTTGagaaatttatgtttgaatgttGACAGAGGCAACCATAAGGATTGTTAAAGAAAACAATAGATTTTATGCTCACAAATTAGAGATCTTACAATATGGAGATCATCAATATGTTCAACTCATAATTTTTAGATGTCTACGTAAAGTGTACACCTTAATTCATGAAATAGTTGACTTATTTATGTCACTTGTTTGCTTACAATTAAAGGATTTGAAAAATCACTTAAGCTATACTCCGACATAAGTCAAGCGTCAAGTGcttcaacaaatttttataaagtgTATTGACATACATGTTATTGTTGTTGAAAAATAGAACATATAGAGAGAGACTCAATGATGGCTAATACACTAATAAAAGGTTTGATAAACTAAGGTCTTTCATATGGTTGTTGTCATTAAATATGCATTAGATTAGTTGGAATTTCTCTTCTTTTATATtctatacttttatttttgatatagaCTTTATGCTCCAATTTTCTGCATAAATAAAGTTTATGGGGTTATTATTGtaattgtttatgtttcttatgtacaaatataaaattcacaCTTCAAGAAATTCAGTTTGTTCTCACTAAAAAATTTAGTTGGGACAGTTGAAAATAGACATGATATGGAAATCATATTGCATGAAATTTTCATGTCATTCATTCATATCGATCTATATCATCAAGTGCAGTGATGTGGTGATCATCAGAGTTTAGTCACATTATACGTTAGTGACGACAAGTGTAGTGGTTTTAATATTAATGTATGAGGTGAACCGGATTATAAAGGAGGAATCTCAAGATTAATAGCATTCCGATGCGCGCTTAAAGaattatgatataattattaagaTATATTGTCCGAATAGGAGATTGTtggaatattttgtttaattattatatttcaatattattttataaacatatatctttatttaattatattagctATTATCAATTAGGAACCTTAATTAGTTGATGATCAAAttaagtaataaaaattattagatttctattttcataattattttttatttatttaattaatataagttCAAATATAAGTGAATTAATGGGAACTCCAATTGATCTCAATATATCAAGACACAGTGAATATCGTCTCGTCTCTACCTCTAAAGAATGTTTAAGCATAAAAAGTATAGGTTGAGGAAGAATAACAAGTCAACAAATGTTCGTCAGTGTCTCTATTTTATGATCGATGCTTATAGATTATTAAGGATtaccacaaaaataaaattagctGAATCCATGTATTTCTAAAACTCAATATCTTTCATAAATCAAAATGCCATAGAtctttaatcaaaattttatatatattcttgATGTCTATAGGATATTACTTTAACTATTAAGTTTTCGTAATATAGTATTCGTAAAAGTATATCTTGTACGATGAATTAGTAAGTTAATTCAAAAGTCACTTCCCACCCGTGTGATAATTGATATACTAAGATAGAGTGAATAAACAAATAGTACCAACGTAATCCATTGCGTTAGCACATTATGGTCAATAAATCTGGTCAAGAGAAATCCCATTATTGAGACCTTTAAGCTTATTAAAGTTACTTTGCTTTAATCAGTACTTTTTCCCCTTATTTGTGACATAAGAAACCTCTTTAATAAATCTTATGTTTCTTCTGGCAACAGAATGATGTAAACCAAACACACCCACCCATGCATGCATTCAATTATGCGTAATTTGCTACATACAAGTTTCAATAATTAGCGTTCttagatttttatattttttgttctatATGTCCACTTACAACGAACCGTTTTAATGATGTAATCATTTTACGATTGTTTTACatattatatacaattttaattaataaaaaacatactactagtagtatttatcaatgattttataaatttatacatgtttttttcttttctttttttgctaAATTTATACgtgttctatttttattttttataaagtcaaTTTATATGTATTCTTTTTTAGTGCGAACCATGTATTATTCCTCAAATTAAGTAGTATCAAGATGAGAATTTATACTTGGTCTTTAATTCAACATTACTTCTTATACGTCCATAAACAAGTGGAGCCTATAAAAGTTAGACCAAAGAGTCAAAGCTTGAGTCTCTAAAAAAGGGAAAAGTTCATAGAATacaaaatatgaaagaaaagCTTATGAGGTGCGTGTGATACAATATTGTGTCTATGTTGGGTGGAATTCCTTTTCAAATTCTTCAAAAATAATGTTAGACTGATTCACACGCAGCGTTCTTATCCTCTAATCCACTAAATATCAACAATAATCCTCCATCAATTAAGTAGATGAGATTACAtgaattattagttttttttttaaataataaaagtttcactttatttactttatttcatacttttaaaagtttatgaaaataacatttttttttatttataagtattcaaaaacaaaaggaaagtgaaacaaaagatatttttgtatAGATTTCATTACTATGCATAAcgacaataaaaaaattacataattatgaAACATCTAATCAATAAGCGATGACAgagcttaaaaaaaatataatcagtCCCTCCCATAACAACAATGGTCGcatttgagaaaataatttctcctaaatttttttgtcatttttagtttctaatacaattttaattgtttgtttcAAATGTACCctgtaataatatattatataaattactcTCAAATTCTTATTATGTACTCTGTATTTATAGTAAATATAACAAACCaatataaataatgataatttagaaaaattattattctatttcttttactcctatttataaaaaagaaaaatcaaaaaatttaacatcaataccaatgaacttatttattactataacattttaaatatttttacaaatacatCCTTATTAAACACACtcactaatatttaaaaaataactattaaataaggataaaaaaaaagtcacttAAACAATTACAAGAAAATAGACATATACCTACAGTAGCTTAtagtaacaaaattaaaaactgaAGGTATAGATAAACTATACCCacagataaattatttattgttggtATAGGTGTCTTATACCTTCGGTGACATAAAATTGTCGCTAATTGTTATAGTTACACAATTAAATTTGTGGCTATagacatcaaaattttaaaattaatattttttaactcagccaaaatcttaattatttgtaaatataattttgtataaatatttgCTCAATGtaagcaaaaataattttaattgaggcaaaatcctatttttttaatacacccAATTTCAATGGAgtcaaaatcttaattttttaaatgggggcaaaaaaatttcaattaagctaaaatcaaaaatttttaaatggagcccaaacaaaaatttaatggagtaaaaaaaaattaatagagccAAAATGTTAATCAGTACCAAATAAACCCTTTCTCCCCAAAacccctaaaacctaaaataagtAACCGATCTTCCTTTTCTTCCCAAAacccctaaaacctaaaataagtaacagaccttcttcttcttcttctcgcTGTCGACCAACCAATCTCGCCCAATCTGTTTCCTTCTTATTCTTCTCGTCGTCGACCAACCAATCCCGCCCAATCTGGTTCCTTTTTCTCGCCGTCGACCAACCACGTTCTCATTGTCAATCGACCATTGTTCTCGTCATCACTGTGACCAGCGTTCTCGCATCATCGGTAACTTTTAATTTCTGTACTGTTTATATATGTTTGCAGCTTTTAATTTCTGTTTTGTTATTTATGTGTTGCTCTTTGTAATTTTTGTGTTGTTctttataatttatgttatgtaatttatgttttgttatttatgtgctttgaatttttgtaatttctGAACCTGtgctttgaatttttgtaatttctGAACCTGTAATTTATATAATCActcattattttaaatgaactttttttaaaaggaagGTTCCAACTGCCAAAAATTAAACACTAGCTTGTATCATAACAAATTAAACTGCTAGAAATCCCTTCATCTACATATACAAAATTCTAAACAATTGATCTATTTATAATTTCTATCTGTGTGTGCTTAGGAATTGATTTTTCGTTAAtcttgtattaattttaatacataTGTTTTATTTTGACATGCAAATTGCTAGAGCACTCAATTAGACTGATATGAGACAATGTGAATGGAATTTTAGATTGGTAAGATTAAAAATGATactttcaaaatcaaatcaatgaATTTAATATCTTTCCACTCTATAATTATAGCAATCAAAGTAAAAACTTACTGCAATTTCTATACAACCAAttgtaactaaaaaaattaataacatacatacatatatacatGCTCATTGAAATTACTAAAAGTATCAGTTATATTGATAATCCCTTCGAAAAGACAAGCATAGTTGCAACTTGAAATGAAAGACATTGAAATggaaaacattaatttttatattgtcgTAACAAATCTCATTAGGTCATTTTAggtttatttctatttctatttttatggctttaatttaaattaaaaatgaaatgcatttaacttatttatttggttGTAGATAAAAAGGGCAAAGGAGTGTTGCCTGGACGTAAAGAGATTTACATTGATACCCGCACTCGTAAAGATGGAGCAATTGTCAATGGAAAGGCTGCAAGATTGATTGTaagttttgataataattaaacggtaccaatatataaaatgtgtataaattaagtttgacaaagtgctgaattttattttcaaatgtatGATGATTGTATTGGATTTTTACTTGACCATTTAGGAGATTTTGTATTTGTTAGCCTATATGCAATGTTGAAGTTTTTTAATTGGATCTTATTGTAGTACTACATGCTTTGaatgtcaatttcaatttggtattttcaatcattaataatttttattttattttttaggaagaactaaaaaaacataataatgagGCTGGAACTTCTCAATCAACCCAAGACACACAAGGTTCTATGTCTTGGAAGGATGACATATTTTATCAAGTACAAGGACCTGATAAAAACGGACGTGTGCGATGTATGGGCAAGATTCCTCATTCTAAAAAATCGAAGGTTTGTGCATCTGAAAATGAAGAGTTGCGCGAAAGAGTTAAGAATATGGAAAACTTGTTAGCAAATGTGATGACTTTAATTCAAAATCGATTTTCTGGAGCAGATGTTAATGATATAATACAAGCTGCAAGACAGGTATATCATAAGTTATTAATCTTATCCAACTAACTTCATAAGTTCCATAATCGTATTTTTcataagtaatattttctattttttgtgataGGTTCCTGATGCTACTAGTGctcaaaaccatttgaattcacttagtccaaacaacaacgaaaataatgaaaatggtaattagatagtattagttaattttaattaaaatcattaacattttctctattttattagtaatatttttatgtggaatcgtgtatttattcatttgttattttattgattgtaggtgaagattaaaagctaatttgttgttgaagatggaatatTGGCAATTTAGTGGACtcaatttcttaatattttttgagattgttatgtatgacacaagatgtctattttaaatgtctattttttgaggtttagggttttgtttTATCGTTGTAAgacttttatgttaatttttaatatatacaatgaacaccttttattttattttgagtcttagatatatatatttcattgtatatttatatttggttaattttataaaataaaatttaaattattatataatttttgttgataacaaaaaattaatatttataataaattaattactctTAAAACCTATACCAACAGAAAAAAGTTGTCACTTAAATGTATAGCAACAGAATCAAAACCGTaggtataatttttataaattatggcTAAAGTATATACCAACAATGAAATATCCGTAGGTAAAATCAAATGTTTACTGCAACGGAAACAATTATGTCACTATACCCTATAGCCACGGCGAAAATCCGTAGGTATTGGGTAATTATATACCACgaaaaaaaaactcatcagTATAGATAATTTTGCCTATCCCTACAGTTTTTATACGTTTACCTACACATTTTCACTATCCCTAACAcactttttcttataataatatatattagataAAACACTCTCATATTCTTATTATGTACTTtgcatttataataaatataactcaCTAATATAAACAAGGATAATTTAGGAAAATCATTATTAATTTCTTGTCTcatttataagaagaaaaatcaaaatatatatcaataaaaatgaacttatttattactataacattttgaatatttttacaaatatatccTCATAAAAAAATGTGAGACATTAAATACActcattaatatttaaaaaataactattaattAAGGATAAAGAAATAACTTAAACAATAAATGCTTCTGAAAagtcaaaaaaaattcttataaatGAGACCAAAATAatctccaattttttttttataattggaaTCGAAGATagtatttattatctttttgtaATCTATATAGATGAAATGGTTAAATATAACACAAAAACTTGTATCCCCAAATGTGTAGCTCAAGAGTAAAGGTTAATAAGCTGATAGAATTTCATAAGATTTAGGGTTCGATCCTAACACTAATAGTTTCCTCTTTCCTCTAACTAATTACTGACCACAGCACTtctctataaaaattattattggaTAGAGTACTAGTTATTAAAGTCTTTcagttattattaataaaaactaaaaatatagaagtaaaaaaattaaaaataatgttaccAAAATCAACCAGCTTGCTGAACGGTCAACTCTACTAGTTCTTagttttgtaattattatttatcgATAAACTACACTCATAGATATAAATAGCAAAATTTAGAAAGATACTTCTTGAAAAGGGATGCATATAGCAAAATTTAATAAGGTTTTTATTAGgaataaaataggaaaaatataattaatattgtattgaaATATGGAAACGACAGTCATTTTAGAGACACAAGGAGTATTAATAAAATTGCTTCCAATAACTACATATAGTttttaggttaaattacatttgtagtcctttaacttaatttcaggtaacgttttagtcctttatctttttttttttcgatttagtcctttattcctaaaaatatcaaataaagtatgaaaatatgagtttatttgaagatttgcgttacgaaattgatgaaatttgtattatattgaagaatataattaaatttatgagttttgattgaatttttttttgaatttttgtataaaaaatgatatcattgttgaaattttaaaacataaaatatcaatttgtcacttaaaattaaaataaaggaccaagtcgaaaaaaaaaaaaaagataaaggactaaaacgttacctgaaattaagttaagggaccacgaatgtaatttagcctagtTTTTATTTAGGTTACATATGAATCAAATTGTAGAGTtccttttaaatttaactaatcTAGTTGAAATCGTGTGTTGCTCGGAGTAGAAAAAAAGATTATTGAAatgtaaattataaaattttaacattgttattgttaaaaaaaaaaaagatatagttGAATAGGACATAAAAATTCCataatgtatttattaatatatttttaatttgattatttaatatcaaaaatTTGACATTAAAAACCTAAAGGATAAAGTTCAAATAAAGTATGGAACAATcgtaaaataatcattaatgcAAACgatgatataaaaaatttagagttcccctgttttttttatatgatttttaatataatgatataaattacaaatatatatggACACACAtttaatatcatataaattattttaataccataaattaaattttaattttgtattgatGCAATATATCAAAGAGAGTagtttagtaaaaaatattgaataattttttgaaaaaagtaatttaaattttttatgtataatattttatataaaatagacTTGTAGTCTTTTGTCCAATATGTTCATTGAATTTGTTAATTAAGCATGAAAATAGAGGATTAAGGAgatctattatttattttatgagtataaaataaggAATATTTTCCTTTAAATGCAATTTTTAGTAGTGATGATCAACTAAAAgaacaaataaataagtataaaaaaataaataaccctaaaaaaagaaaataaataaataattttgttttaattgtaaaaaaaaaaaaaaaaaaaaacaactcgAATTTTTTATGGTGATCATAGCAAATTATTTCCATAAAGAGAAATGATATTGGAACAATAAATAATACACAAATACAATACCGAATAAAATAGAGTGAAGAccatattttgttttctataaaatatcaaaatattgtatttgtgtCAAATTTGCGTTATGATAGCATTATTCTTTCATATATGTACGCGTGATTTGAAAAGGCATAAATGTATGTAAGACAAAATTATggtataaaaatgaataaaagcttgctaggttgaaaacccgGAAGGGCagcctaggcaaaaattagggtactaaaATGAGTAAACATTCGCTAGGTCGAAAACTGAAAACGATGATCTATGCAAAAGTTAGGGCATAAAAGTAAACAAaaacccgctaggttgaaaactcGAAATGGTggcctaggcaaaaattagggtgcaAAAAAGAATGAAAGACCTAGTAGGTCGAAAACACAAAAGGGTGGCTTAGGCAAAAGTTAGGAAAAAGCATcttaggttgaaaacctgaaaagacAATCTAAGCAAAAATTAgagtcaaaaaaatatagaatgaaaaaaaaatactagttTGAGAATCTAAAAAAGATGAGCAAAGAAAATGGCTTACATATACAGATCAAAGTCAGAGCATAATATTTTCGAAAATGTTGTGAAGATAGATTGGGACAAATCCTATCATTAAAAGTGGGTTAAAAATCTGATTGAAATTGTGGCATGAGTTATTATCACGCTTCTTTTATGAAATACTACTAACAAATTGGGTCATTTACCCATATGAGATCACATAATCTTATTTTCTTTCAATgaattcttcttcttttttttttgtaccatagattttgtcattaaatatcattatttGAACCTTCCTTCACTAATTTCTtgtgttataaatattttttgtcaaaatgcatttttatgataatcatatgGTGGGCTAAAAATATGTGAATGTCAAGAGGTCAAAACCAGTATGATGTCCTTACACGTAAGGCAGGGGAAACTAAATATCAAGTCGAAGATGTAACAAAAAATATCTTTGAAGATCAAAGACAATTaccattatttatttgaagtggTGCATATTTTTCATCCATGTCCGTAAAGAggtgaaagaaatagaaaaaaaaattaaaaaactgaaaaagaaaaaaaagttgattggaaaaattgaagaaaaaaaaattggaaaatgaaggaaaatgttcattcattaaatgcaatcatgacatttcatatttttatagtgtaaaaatttaaactcGGGACATTGACCCGCACCCTATGATTTAAAAGATAGGACATTGATATGAATCCTATGATTTAAAAGACGGGACACTGACCCGCACCTTATGATTTGAAAGACGGGATGACCGACTCGTACCTAAAGTCGAGAAAACGATATGCATCTTAAGCCGAGAAAATTGACTCACACACCAAGCCAAGAAAACAACTCACGCATtgaaagccgagaaaacgactcgaaCCTTTGAAGTTGAGAAAACGACTTGCATCTTAAGTCGGGAAAATGATTTGCACCCCCAAGACGAGAAAACAACTCGCAAccctgaagccgagaaaaccACTTGCACCCCTAAAGCCaagaaaatgactcgcaccccCCGAAGTAGAGGAAACGATTCACATCTTAAACCAGGAAAATGACTCGTAACCTAAGCGGAGAAAACGACTTGCATTAGCAAAGCCGAAAAAACGACTCACATTTTAagctgggaaaacgactcgcaccccgaAGCCAAGAAAACAACTCGCATCTTAAGCCGGGAAGACGACTCGCACCCTCGAAGCCAAGAAAATGACCTGCATCGTAAGTCGGGAAAAAGATTCGCACTtcaagccgagaaaatgactcgcaccccTGAAACCGAGAAAATGATCCGCATCTTAAGTCTgaaaaacgactcgcaccccaaGTCGATAAAATGATTCGCACCCTTATTTGCAATTCTAACTTTTTTGGACAAAATTAGAGTCTACGTCTTTACTTATTATTTACATTGATTCTCAAGTAAATTTTGAGTAAAGAGGGGCAGCTATTGACACTTAATTTTATCCGTTATTAATattcacaaaaaattaataaagatgGTATTTTGAACttcttatcctaaatttttatttttttattttaatatataatttttatttaatttttcatatgaaATTCGCTTGTTAATGAAAAGAGATATATGTTAggcttttaatttttatttatacttttttagTCTAACAATAACATGgtaataaaaaagtttattcaaaattttattttttatttaataaaaataataaaatgaaattaaatataaaattaataaatacttttttaattattatatcgttattcttttcatttataattttgtaattaatgtcaataaaagcacaaattaaatatttgattgaaaGGCTCATATTATCACTCACTCGGAAAATTCATAATTcactataaatttaaaattgattaccataatttattaatttatatctttattttcaaaattgtattttttattcatattaataatattgtttgTAGAAGcgaaaaaattaaatgataaaaacatatttgattcaaaactATCATCGACCATGTTTTTGACCATATaaccattattatttttatttataatttctcaattaatataaataaagaaccAAATACATTTGTAtaaactcaaatataaatatttgataaaaatctcATCCCACTACTCatctaaattcaaaatattgcaCCAAAATATTATTGTTCTTGTTGAGTACTAAAAACTAAGAGCtaaaaaaataaggaataaagaattttaaaaaaattagacaaCCTTCAAACAAAAGCACGATTTCTTCGAATCtctccattttatttatatacctTCAAATCATGTGAAACTAAAAAATGTGCACACTTGGATATATGAATGTCTAGTGACAAATCCTTtgcaaaaataatattcaaataataaattatatatgaaaaacaATTTGTGCCCGATACGATGGGCAAAAGGACAAAAGGGCAATAGCACAAGTGGAATGGGACAATTTAGCTTGGAAAACACACTTTTTAGACTTTTACAAGTTTTGAATACACatgtttcaataaaatatttctatatttaGATGTCTAACAAATGCTTTATGGATACTCATAAgcatttctcaaaatatatttataaagtgAAATTGCATTGATATGAGATCTCTTTAATTCACATCTACATTgctttagttttaaaaaaaatatttatcttttatattcaCTTAAAAAACTCTATCGCTTTTTTTTTTGacacttatttatttttgtcatttactaTAAAACGACTTATTTGAGTTTTTcgttttaatttgtaaaaacaTGACCATACATCTAGTTAGTATTGCAGTTTGAAAgttatgattatatttttagtgGCACAATCGAAGTGtgtattcttttttataaatgacATATAGAGATGTTAGTGTGGcggaaaaaataatattatacctAATTTTGTTTAGGAAGTACAGAGGTGAGTGCATTTTGAAAACTGAAAAAGATGTGACTGTCACTTAAAGAGACATCGAGAGAggcaaatataattttttatttttacaattatcgataataacaacaacaaaagtggaggtataaataactttataatttgtTATAATGTGTGTGTGTTATAAAACTAACCAAAACTATAGCAAAATATAGAATACtagaaagaaaagagaaagagagaatgAGAGAGCAAGAGTTGTATTATGCTATTCAACATCTATTATTTACAATATCACATGAGTCCTATTTATAGGACATACATCTTGTAATTTACAAGTACATGACTAGTCTATCATAATCATCTATTAGTCATCCACTAATATTAAGGGTTTCATTAAGAATTAAGACTTTAACTCATGGAATTTGAAATGAACATCTATTAAATATTCATAACACTCTCCTTGGATGTTCATTAAGGATATGCCTCATTAAAAccttactaaaaaaaattcaatgaaaaaaaaaaacctaatgaAGGAAAAAGGCTATACCATCATTGTTGTGGGATCGTCTCATTAAAAACCTTACCAAGAAAGTGGGACAAAATCatgatgaaggaaaaaaaagtgCATAGCATATTTATTTCTCCCTGAGAGACAATTATATATAAGACAATGAAGATCAATTAATCTTCGATAATAGTTGCTCAAAAGTTTTACTTGACAGTGACTTCGTAGAAagatttgttatatttttttatcatacttTAGAAGAAAATTCACAAGTTTCTTGTTTGTgtataatcaaatatttcaacaaAACTGCATTCTTGAGATGTCTTGTGTAAAAATGTCATTGTGACGATTAGATAAATAACCTATATATATaaggtaacaaaatatatatttgaatttgttcCAATGTCTTTGTATGGTGAAGAGTTGTATATTGTTAATAGGTTGACAAccaataatatatcaaaatatgtaCTTTAGCAAGGTTCCATATTATTCCCAAATTGAACAAAAGTATGATACTCCAGAACCAATTAATTCTTCATCATTTTCTCAAGTTCTAaaaccaatttttatttatatctaatGACCTTAGAACCATTGGAGTACACAACAAATGTGATGTGTCCATATGAAACCATATTAGTACTCTTGTTATATAAACTTCATgatttacttaaatattattcttcaaatggtcaatctaaacaaatattttccCTTCATATATACCTTatctcaaactttttttttaaacaacttgATTTTGAAAGCTCTTCAAGAGTTCTGAAAATATTCAtatcaaattcattttcaaatattttcttaaaaatagacaaataaTGTCATTCTCAAATCTCTTATTTGATAATATTCGCTAAGAATAATATACGATGAGAATGAATGAGCAGTGATACTTCTCCTATAAGTATCGAGTTCGATTTTCACGAAAGACAAAAACTCGCTATTTCTACAAGGTGGAAGATGgggggcgagaaggtcgtgaTTAACAGTGTCGATTGCAtcttgattattattat from Cicer arietinum cultivar CDC Frontier isolate Library 1 chromosome 5, Cicar.CDCFrontier_v2.0, whole genome shotgun sequence carries:
- the LOC101495341 gene encoding uncharacterized protein, with protein sequence MGTPIDLNISRHSEYRLVSTSKECLSIKNKKGKGVLPGRKEIYIDTRTRKDGAIVNGKAARLIEELKKHNNEAGTSQSTQDTQGSMSWKDDIFYQVQGPDKNGRVRCMGKIPHSKKSKVCASENEELRERVKNMENLLANVMTLIQNRFSGADVNDIIQAARQVPDATSAQNHLNSLSPNNNENNENGED